The Coraliomargarita parva genome contains a region encoding:
- a CDS encoding fumarate reductase/succinate dehydrogenase flavoprotein subunit has translation MNLDSKIPEGPLAEKWSSHKFKMKLVNPANRRKYNVIVVGSGLAGGAAAASLAEQGYNVSCFCYQDSPRRAHSIAAQGGINAAKNYQNDGDSVYRLFYDTVKGGDYRAREANVYRLAEVSANIIDQCVASGVPFAREYGGLLANRSFGGAQVSRTFYARGQTGQQLLLGAYSSLSKQIGLGKVKMYNRHEMLDVVKVDGHAKGIIVRNMVTGEVSRHAGDCVILATGGYGNVFFLSTNAQGCNVTAAYRAYKRGAGFANPCYTQIHPTCIPVHGDQQSKLTLMSESLRNDGRVWAPKDREVAKKIREGKLNPNEVADEDRDYYLERKYPSFGNLAPRDISSRAAKEACDDGRGVASTGLGVFLDFRDAIKRDGKKVIEEKYGNLFEMYECITGDDPYTTPMMIFPAVHYTMGGLWVDYNLESTIPGMFVGGEANFSDHGANRLGASALMQGLADGYFVLPYTVGNYLGEQGVAAAGKVTTDHPAFDEVEADVKSRIDKLMAVGGTESPRSFHKRLGHIMWEKCGMARTEQGLKEAIEEIQALRKEFWENVKVVGDKDSLNPELERAGRVADFMEFGELLCRDALMREESCGGHFRSEHQTEDGEAERHDDKFAFAGVWEYKGDEVDPDLHKEELVYEYVKFATRSYK, from the coding sequence ATGAATCTGGATTCCAAAATTCCTGAGGGACCGCTCGCTGAAAAGTGGTCCAGCCACAAGTTCAAGATGAAGCTGGTGAATCCGGCCAATCGCCGGAAATACAACGTCATCGTCGTTGGTTCCGGTCTTGCCGGCGGTGCGGCCGCTGCCAGCCTCGCCGAGCAGGGCTACAATGTTTCCTGCTTCTGCTACCAGGACAGCCCGCGCCGTGCCCACAGTATCGCCGCTCAAGGCGGTATCAACGCGGCCAAGAATTACCAGAACGACGGTGACAGTGTCTACCGCCTGTTCTATGACACCGTCAAGGGCGGTGACTACCGTGCCCGCGAAGCCAATGTGTACCGACTGGCCGAAGTCAGCGCCAATATCATCGACCAGTGTGTCGCTTCTGGCGTGCCTTTCGCTCGTGAATATGGCGGCCTGCTGGCCAACCGCTCCTTTGGCGGGGCACAGGTCTCCCGTACTTTCTATGCCCGCGGCCAAACCGGCCAGCAATTGCTGCTTGGCGCTTACTCTTCATTGAGCAAGCAAATCGGCCTTGGCAAAGTGAAGATGTACAACCGCCACGAGATGCTGGACGTCGTCAAGGTCGACGGCCACGCCAAGGGGATCATCGTCCGCAATATGGTGACCGGTGAGGTTTCCCGCCATGCCGGGGACTGCGTGATCCTCGCGACCGGCGGTTACGGCAATGTTTTCTTCCTCTCCACCAACGCCCAAGGCTGTAATGTGACAGCTGCCTACCGTGCCTACAAGCGCGGTGCCGGCTTCGCCAACCCCTGCTATACGCAGATCCACCCGACCTGTATCCCGGTTCACGGCGACCAGCAGTCGAAGCTGACCCTTATGTCCGAATCGCTCCGTAATGACGGTCGCGTCTGGGCACCCAAAGATCGTGAGGTCGCAAAGAAGATCCGTGAAGGTAAGCTCAATCCGAACGAAGTCGCGGACGAAGATCGCGACTATTACCTGGAACGCAAGTATCCGAGTTTCGGTAACCTTGCGCCGCGTGATATCTCTTCCCGTGCCGCCAAGGAAGCCTGCGATGACGGCCGCGGTGTGGCCAGCACCGGTCTCGGTGTTTTCCTCGACTTCCGCGACGCGATCAAGCGCGACGGCAAGAAGGTGATCGAGGAAAAGTACGGTAACCTCTTCGAGATGTATGAATGCATCACCGGTGATGATCCTTACACCACTCCGATGATGATTTTCCCTGCTGTCCACTACACTATGGGCGGTCTGTGGGTTGATTATAACCTGGAGAGCACGATTCCCGGCATGTTTGTCGGTGGGGAAGCGAACTTCTCCGATCACGGTGCCAACCGTCTCGGTGCTTCCGCGCTGATGCAAGGTCTGGCTGACGGTTATTTCGTGTTGCCCTATACTGTGGGGAACTACCTTGGCGAGCAGGGCGTGGCCGCTGCCGGTAAGGTGACGACCGATCATCCCGCTTTCGACGAGGTCGAAGCCGATGTGAAGTCCCGGATCGACAAGCTCATGGCAGTCGGCGGCACCGAGTCGCCGCGTTCCTTCCATAAACGCCTCGGCCATATCATGTGGGAAAAGTGCGGCATGGCCCGTACCGAGCAGGGGCTTAAGGAAGCGATCGAGGAGATCCAGGCTTTGCGCAAGGAATTCTGGGAGAACGTCAAGGTCGTGGGGGACAAGGACAGCTTGAACCCCGAGCTTGAACGTGCCGGCCGTGTGGCTGACTTTATGGAGTTCGGCGAGCTGCTCTGCCGTGATGCCCTTATGCGAGAGGAGTCCTGCGGCGGTCACTTCCGTAGTGAGCACCAGACCGAAGACGGGGAGGCGGAACGTCATGACGACAAGTTCGCCTTTGCCGGAGTGTGGGAATACAAGGGCGACGAAGTCGACCCGGACCTGCATAAGGAGGAACTCGTCTACGAATACGTCAAGTTTGCCACCCGTAGTTACAAATAA
- a CDS encoding succinate dehydrogenase/fumarate reductase iron-sulfur subunit, whose translation MNLTLKVWRQKNGSSEGKFETYKLENISEDSSFLEMLDILSEQLVAEGKEPVAFDHDCREGICGMCSMTINGIPHGPEKATTACQLHMRHFHDGQTITIEPWRAKPFPVMKDLVVDRTPLDQIIQSGGFITNRTGSAVDANAMPIPKGIADYAMDAAACIGCGACVAACPNASAMLFTSAKVAHMNSLPQGKAEKDRRTLAMVSTMDGAGFGGCTNIGECEAVCPKSISLDMIAQLNRDYTTAQVKNFLQPIA comes from the coding sequence ATGAATCTCACCCTCAAGGTTTGGCGCCAGAAGAACGGGAGTTCCGAGGGCAAGTTCGAGACTTACAAGCTCGAAAATATTTCCGAGGATTCCTCCTTCCTGGAGATGCTCGACATCCTTTCGGAGCAGCTGGTTGCCGAAGGCAAGGAGCCGGTCGCATTTGACCACGATTGCCGTGAAGGTATTTGCGGTATGTGCTCGATGACAATTAACGGCATCCCGCACGGTCCGGAAAAGGCCACCACTGCGTGCCAGTTGCATATGCGTCACTTCCATGACGGCCAGACCATCACCATCGAGCCATGGCGCGCAAAGCCATTCCCGGTGATGAAGGACCTGGTGGTGGACCGTACGCCGCTCGACCAAATTATTCAGTCCGGCGGCTTCATTACCAACCGTACCGGTAGTGCCGTGGACGCCAATGCCATGCCGATTCCGAAGGGAATCGCTGACTATGCGATGGATGCTGCGGCCTGCATCGGCTGTGGTGCCTGCGTGGCGGCTTGTCCGAATGCTTCGGCCATGCTCTTCACCTCGGCAAAGGTGGCTCACATGAACAGCCTGCCTCAAGGTAAGGCAGAGAAGGATCGCCGTACGCTCGCCATGGTTTCGACTATGGATGGCGCTGGTTTTGGTGGATGCACCAATATCGGGGAGTGTGAGGCTGTTTGCCCGAAGAGCATCTCGCTCGACATGATTGCGCAGCTCAACCGTGACTATACGACCGCCCAGGTTAAGAACTTCCTTCAGCCGATTGCGTAG
- a CDS encoding DUF11 domain-containing protein produces the protein MNKLLGASALTGMMFLSVAQLSAARNVDEGKNFTVSDSPNTTVFNLQTPSINRHIHDFNTNKAAAPAAQAAPVAQAAPAPAAEDCTPGTVTDYVDKYLVRLEKSAPAQVALNEPYTYSYTVTAKDKVKKVVVEEAIPEGTTYVSSSPEAEVKGSSVTWTLYNLEKGDSVPLSLTVTPTAVAELSNCATIEAYPEACTTTTVGVPELAIVKSTPDEQVLLNAGVPWNITVTNTGNFCAYDVVVTDTLPAGVAHESGSSELVTEIGTLAPGESRDITVNTTVTAKGEHCNVAMVSSSNAGSAQDDACIKVVEAGLDVVKDGTPMQFVGKQASYTITATNTGDVPLSDVVVTDTVPSQNKLLSAPGAQIDGNTATWITSLAAGESKKFELTALGLQDGTYCNQVAADCSAYGLSASDDACTEWRGYPALLIEVIDTEDPLLVGEETTYILQITNQGTAPDTNVTLNVALPSNLEVVSASGATQGTISGRNVSFAAYPVLKAKEIIEFRVKAKAVTEGDARFKAQMNSDLLKSPVPEEESTQVY, from the coding sequence ATGAATAAGCTCCTCGGGGCTTCTGCACTGACAGGTATGATGTTCCTCTCCGTTGCCCAGCTTTCTGCTGCACGTAACGTTGACGAGGGCAAAAACTTCACGGTGTCAGACTCTCCCAACACGACGGTGTTTAATCTTCAAACACCTTCCATCAATCGTCACATACACGATTTTAACACGAATAAGGCTGCGGCTCCGGCTGCCCAGGCTGCTCCGGTTGCACAAGCGGCGCCGGCTCCTGCGGCCGAGGACTGCACTCCCGGTACGGTGACCGATTATGTGGACAAGTATCTTGTCCGCTTGGAAAAGAGCGCACCGGCTCAAGTGGCCCTGAACGAGCCCTACACCTACAGCTACACCGTGACCGCCAAGGACAAGGTGAAGAAGGTTGTGGTCGAGGAAGCTATTCCTGAAGGCACCACTTATGTGTCCAGCAGCCCTGAAGCTGAAGTGAAGGGCAGCTCCGTCACATGGACCCTCTACAATCTGGAAAAGGGTGATTCTGTGCCGCTTAGCCTGACTGTGACTCCGACTGCTGTCGCCGAGTTGAGCAATTGCGCAACGATCGAAGCGTACCCGGAAGCTTGCACCACCACGACTGTGGGTGTGCCGGAACTGGCTATCGTGAAGTCGACTCCGGATGAGCAAGTTCTGCTCAATGCCGGTGTGCCGTGGAATATTACAGTGACCAACACAGGTAACTTCTGTGCCTATGACGTGGTTGTCACCGATACACTGCCCGCTGGCGTGGCCCACGAAAGCGGCAGCAGCGAGCTGGTGACCGAAATCGGAACCCTTGCTCCGGGGGAAAGCCGTGACATCACGGTCAATACCACCGTAACTGCAAAGGGTGAGCACTGCAATGTCGCGATGGTCTCTTCCTCGAATGCTGGCTCGGCTCAGGACGATGCATGCATCAAGGTTGTCGAAGCTGGCCTCGACGTGGTCAAGGACGGCACTCCGATGCAGTTCGTTGGCAAGCAAGCCTCCTACACCATTACTGCCACCAACACCGGCGATGTGCCGCTTAGCGATGTGGTCGTGACCGATACCGTGCCGTCGCAGAACAAGCTTCTGTCGGCTCCGGGTGCACAAATCGACGGCAACACCGCGACTTGGATCACCTCTCTGGCTGCAGGCGAATCCAAGAAGTTCGAGCTGACTGCTCTCGGTCTTCAGGATGGCACTTACTGCAACCAAGTTGCTGCGGATTGTTCGGCTTATGGTCTGAGCGCTTCGGATGACGCCTGCACCGAATGGCGTGGCTATCCGGCCCTCCTGATCGAGGTGATCGATACGGAAGACCCGCTTCTCGTTGGTGAAGAAACCACCTACATCTTGCAGATTACCAACCAAGGTACGGCTCCGGATACCAACGTCACACTCAATGTGGCACTTCCGTCCAACCTCGAAGTGGTCTCTGCTTCAGGTGCCACTCAAGGCACCATCTCCGGTCGTAACGTGAGCTTCGCAGCATATCCGGTACTCAAGGCCAAGGAAATCATCGAGTTCCGTGTCAAGGCCAAGGCTGTCACTGAAGGTGACGCCCGTTTCAAGGCACAAATGAACTCCGATCTCCTTAAGAGCCCGGTTCCGGAAGAAGAATCCACTCAGGTCTACTAA
- a CDS encoding ExbD/TolR family protein, translating to MARRKSIRPPEEDFPMTPMIDMVFLLLVFFMTVSTLAQAGRRVEVALPESWESEVPKDLSNRGTVSIDEAGHIYVGSVRGDLAAMKSVIRQCLEEKPDLRIHVRASQETPFSLVRKVLKGCAEAGAYEVIYATYQAR from the coding sequence ATGGCGCGCCGGAAATCGATACGTCCACCGGAGGAAGACTTCCCGATGACTCCGATGATCGATATGGTGTTCCTGCTTCTGGTCTTTTTCATGACTGTCAGTACCTTGGCGCAGGCGGGGCGTCGGGTGGAAGTGGCGCTGCCTGAGTCTTGGGAAAGCGAGGTCCCGAAGGACTTGTCGAACAGGGGAACGGTTTCAATCGACGAGGCGGGGCATATCTACGTCGGATCGGTACGCGGAGACCTCGCCGCGATGAAGAGCGTGATACGGCAGTGCCTGGAGGAGAAGCCGGATCTTCGCATCCATGTGCGCGCGAGCCAGGAGACACCCTTTAGCCTTGTCCGTAAGGTTTTGAAAGGATGTGCGGAGGCAGGCGCCTATGAAGTGATTTACGCGACCTATCAGGCCCGGTAG
- a CDS encoding ExbD/TolR family protein has translation MAKRKPRTEEKVGVPIAPMIDVVFLLLIYFMVSSTLERQEADLSFRLPGTVEQEQPLDIPDEQVIEIREDGQIVVNDYPYDSPEAGRLVELAAMLTRFQEASVANKVEAIVTIEPEDTVPHRCIVKVMDACASAGIEAVNFALGEEG, from the coding sequence ATGGCGAAGCGAAAGCCTAGAACGGAAGAAAAGGTTGGGGTGCCGATCGCACCAATGATCGACGTGGTCTTTCTGCTGCTGATCTACTTCATGGTCTCTTCGACCTTGGAGCGCCAGGAAGCAGACCTCTCGTTCCGTTTGCCGGGGACTGTGGAGCAGGAGCAGCCGTTGGATATACCGGATGAGCAGGTGATTGAGATCCGGGAGGACGGGCAGATTGTGGTCAATGACTATCCTTATGATTCACCCGAAGCAGGGCGACTGGTGGAACTCGCGGCGATGTTGACACGCTTCCAGGAAGCGAGTGTCGCCAATAAGGTTGAAGCCATCGTTACGATCGAGCCCGAGGACACGGTGCCACACCGCTGTATCGTGAAGGTCATGGATGCCTGTGCGAGTGCAGGCATTGAGGCCGTGAATTTCGCCCTCGGCGAAGAAGGCTAG
- a CDS encoding putative manganese-dependent inorganic diphosphatase yields the protein MPDPVYIIGHKNPDADAICSAIAYEAYKHAKGETHYVAARCGNSNARVDAILERFNVPLPRFMGDITPRVENIMRTKVRSVTRNSTCAEALELIDKYDVRALPVVDEKGHIEGMVSIFQLGEFFIPKPKEPRAMRRVCTSISAIVRSLNAKVLHTREEDKMEDLYVRVGAMDIRSFGTHHKEQGTPSNQSIIVVGDRWDIQERCLQLGVRLLVITGGLEVDEDMVERAKERNVSLIVSPFDSATTSWIIRTATHIGGLIEPDVNCFTKEDKISSVKRRIANLNDPLYMVTNEKKRLIGVFSKSDILRPSKTRITLVDHNELGQAVNGADEVQILEILDHHRLGNIPTDQPILFINRPVGSTCSIIADFFRADGLTPEPGIAGVMMAGIISDTLLLNSPTTTPLEGELLDWLSPIAGIDAKALAELIFSSGSVIINNEPKDVIRSDCKIYSEGEIRYSVSQIEELGFNNFWSKEAELESALEEYRASEDLLFSLLLVTDINTQDSLLVVAGGDELRSQINYPQRGQSNIYDLKGIVSRKKQLIPYVSTLLKTIGVMT from the coding sequence ATGCCTGACCCGGTCTATATCATTGGCCATAAGAATCCTGACGCAGATGCGATCTGCTCGGCGATTGCCTACGAAGCCTACAAGCACGCCAAAGGCGAAACCCACTATGTCGCGGCACGCTGCGGGAACTCCAATGCGCGTGTGGATGCTATCCTCGAACGCTTCAACGTACCGCTCCCCCGCTTCATGGGTGATATCACACCGCGCGTGGAAAACATCATGCGCACCAAAGTCCGGAGTGTGACCCGCAACAGCACCTGCGCCGAGGCCCTGGAGCTGATCGATAAGTACGATGTGCGCGCCCTGCCGGTGGTCGACGAAAAAGGCCATATCGAAGGCATGGTTTCCATATTCCAACTGGGGGAGTTTTTCATTCCCAAGCCCAAAGAGCCACGTGCCATGCGGCGGGTCTGTACCAGTATCAGCGCAATCGTACGCTCCTTGAACGCAAAGGTGCTTCATACACGCGAAGAAGATAAGATGGAAGATCTCTACGTCCGCGTGGGCGCTATGGATATCCGCTCCTTCGGCACACACCACAAGGAACAAGGAACCCCTTCGAATCAAAGCATCATTGTGGTCGGCGACCGCTGGGATATCCAAGAGCGCTGCCTACAACTGGGAGTACGCCTGCTGGTTATCACCGGCGGCTTGGAAGTCGACGAGGACATGGTCGAGCGCGCCAAAGAGCGCAATGTCTCGCTGATTGTCAGCCCATTCGATTCGGCCACGACTTCCTGGATCATTCGTACAGCCACGCATATCGGCGGCTTGATTGAGCCGGATGTCAATTGCTTCACCAAGGAAGACAAGATATCTTCCGTCAAACGCCGGATCGCCAACCTGAACGACCCGCTCTACATGGTGACGAACGAGAAGAAGCGTCTCATCGGCGTTTTCTCCAAGAGTGACATTCTGCGCCCGAGCAAGACGCGGATCACCTTGGTGGACCATAATGAACTCGGGCAGGCCGTGAACGGCGCTGACGAGGTCCAAATACTGGAGATCCTGGACCACCACCGCCTGGGCAACATCCCCACAGACCAACCCATTCTTTTCATTAATCGGCCCGTGGGATCCACCTGCTCGATCATCGCCGATTTCTTTCGTGCAGACGGCCTGACCCCGGAGCCCGGCATCGCAGGTGTCATGATGGCGGGAATCATCTCCGACACGCTCCTGCTCAACAGTCCGACAACCACTCCACTCGAAGGCGAGCTACTGGACTGGCTGTCCCCCATTGCCGGCATCGATGCCAAAGCGCTGGCCGAACTGATTTTCTCATCCGGCTCTGTCATTATCAACAATGAGCCGAAGGACGTAATCCGCTCCGACTGCAAGATCTACAGTGAAGGCGAAATCCGCTACTCGGTTTCGCAAATCGAGGAGCTCGGATTCAACAATTTCTGGAGCAAGGAAGCCGAGCTTGAATCAGCTCTCGAGGAATACCGTGCCTCCGAAGACCTGCTCTTCAGCCTACTCCTCGTCACTGACATCAATACACAGGATTCACTACTGGTAGTGGCCGGAGGGGATGAGCTTAGATCCCAGATCAATTACCCTCAGAGAGGCCAAAGCAACATTTACGATCTAAAAGGTATCGTCAGCCGCAAGAAGCAACTGATCCCCTACGTCTCCACACTTCTGAAGACGATAGGCGTCATGACCTAG
- a CDS encoding pilus assembly FimT family protein, whose amino-acid sequence MNKIKSPRSGFTLIELLTVIAIIGILAAILIPAVGKVKEVANKMKSSANIRSIAVSYATYSTSGGKSRTITKTKIERQSVAAIAEFLAEQVDLTDASIWIIESDPAVSEYEQTQELPASIGYRDTSNVFNVTDGWNDEVPVGYDFALGAGGNDPTSTTPLSWTRGLDTTTGTWGKDTPWGLGGHIAFLDGHVQFYNDLLGEDGQLVNTTDGKPTEKMTDVHDEANIVKAPEYSR is encoded by the coding sequence ATGAATAAAATAAAATCCCCCCGTTCAGGCTTTACCCTGATTGAGCTGCTCACTGTTATCGCAATTATCGGTATTCTTGCCGCGATTCTGATTCCCGCAGTCGGCAAGGTGAAGGAAGTTGCGAACAAGATGAAATCTTCCGCCAATATTCGCTCCATTGCGGTCTCGTATGCCACCTACTCGACTTCAGGCGGCAAATCACGTACCATCACGAAAACTAAGATTGAACGCCAATCGGTGGCGGCAATCGCGGAATTCCTGGCAGAACAGGTCGATCTGACGGATGCCTCGATCTGGATCATCGAGTCAGACCCGGCCGTTTCCGAGTACGAGCAAACTCAAGAATTGCCAGCCTCCATCGGTTATCGCGACACCAGCAACGTCTTCAATGTAACCGACGGTTGGAATGATGAAGTCCCTGTCGGATATGACTTTGCGCTTGGCGCAGGCGGCAACGACCCGACATCCACAACGCCCCTCTCATGGACACGCGGTTTGGACACAACCACTGGAACATGGGGTAAAGATACACCTTGGGGACTTGGCGGACACATCGCCTTCCTGGATGGCCACGTACAATTCTACAACGACCTGCTCGGGGAGGACGGACAGCTTGTCAATACCACCGACGGCAAGCCGACGGAGAAAATGACGGATGTTCACGACGAAGCAAACATCGTCAAGGCTCCGGAATACAGCCGGTAA
- the glyA gene encoding serine hydroxymethyltransferase: MSTETAMNALNPNPLQVVDPEIAAAIAAERQRQENHIELIASENFTYPSVMEAQGSVLTNKYAEGYPGKRYYGGCEQVDVVEQLAIERAKALFGADHANVQPHSGSQANAAVYLSVLRPGDKILTMNLSDGGHLTHGHPMNFSGIYHEVVNYGVGVEDGLIDYEGIAETARKEKPKMITVGASAYSRIIDFARMGEIAREVGAYLMADIAHIAGLVAAGIHPSPVPHADFVTTTTHKTLRGPRGGLIMCKAEHAKKLDSAVFPGIQGGPLMHVIAAKAVCFKEAASESFKSYQTQIAANAKALAEALMVKGHHIISGGTDNHLMMIDLRKKDPELTGKVAQIALDKAHITANKNTVPGETRSPFQTSGIRLGTPAVTSRGMVEADMLQIAEAIDLVLSSPEDETCIEKARQIALSLCQKYPLPY; this comes from the coding sequence ATGAGCACTGAAACCGCAATGAACGCACTCAATCCGAATCCGCTCCAAGTCGTGGACCCTGAAATCGCCGCCGCCATCGCCGCCGAACGCCAGCGACAGGAGAACCATATCGAACTGATTGCCTCCGAAAACTTCACTTATCCTTCCGTGATGGAAGCCCAAGGCAGCGTACTGACCAACAAGTACGCCGAAGGCTACCCGGGCAAGCGCTACTATGGCGGCTGCGAACAAGTCGATGTGGTCGAGCAACTGGCCATCGAGCGCGCCAAGGCACTCTTCGGTGCGGACCACGCCAACGTGCAGCCCCACTCCGGCAGCCAAGCCAACGCCGCAGTTTATCTTTCAGTGCTGCGTCCGGGCGACAAAATCCTGACCATGAACCTGTCCGATGGCGGACACCTCACCCATGGTCACCCCATGAATTTCAGCGGGATCTACCACGAGGTCGTGAATTACGGCGTTGGCGTAGAAGACGGCCTGATCGATTACGAAGGTATCGCCGAAACCGCCCGCAAAGAAAAGCCGAAGATGATCACAGTCGGGGCCTCCGCCTACTCCCGCATCATTGACTTTGCCCGGATGGGAGAAATCGCACGTGAAGTCGGCGCCTACCTGATGGCCGACATCGCGCACATCGCAGGTCTCGTGGCCGCCGGCATCCATCCCTCCCCGGTCCCGCACGCCGACTTTGTCACAACCACGACACACAAGACCCTACGCGGACCACGTGGCGGCCTGATCATGTGCAAGGCCGAACACGCCAAGAAGCTTGATTCAGCGGTATTCCCCGGCATCCAGGGCGGCCCGCTCATGCATGTGATCGCAGCCAAGGCAGTCTGCTTCAAGGAAGCCGCCTCCGAGAGCTTCAAGTCGTACCAAACGCAGATCGCAGCCAATGCAAAGGCCCTGGCCGAAGCCCTGATGGTGAAAGGCCACCATATTATCAGTGGCGGCACCGACAATCACCTCATGATGATTGACCTTCGCAAGAAGGATCCGGAACTGACCGGCAAGGTCGCCCAAATCGCACTGGATAAGGCACATATCACAGCCAACAAGAACACCGTGCCCGGAGAAACACGCAGTCCTTTCCAAACCAGCGGTATCCGTCTGGGAACCCCCGCAGTCACCAGCCGTGGCATGGTCGAGGCAGACATGCTTCAAATTGCGGAAGCGATCGATCTGGTGCTCAGTAGCCCCGAAGATGAGACATGCATCGAGAAGGCCCGTCAGATCGCGCTTTCCCTCTGCCAGAAGTATCCACTTCCTTATTAA
- a CDS encoding S1C family serine protease — translation MCKMRNVILLCFLVLSAGHAAHRIELKGGAALRGEVILERAGVYFVDLGYDIVQVPKSAVSSLQAISEEASSIEVPVLGDSLYRVAQGQADQPIREWVNQLGEAVALVQTPTGLGSGFVIHPEGYVVTNDHVIAGEHRISVTIFKNSERQLERVTYDNVRIVASSAELDLALLQIEDGEAGPFKTVALASVDDALREGQTVFAIGSPLGLDRTVSEGIISVANRVIGGRLYLQTTTQINPGNSGGPLFNLKGEVVGVNNMKIAAVGAEGLGFSISSRVLKSFLDNRDAYAFDPRNPNAGFRYLSPPAMPSSAGE, via the coding sequence ATGTGCAAAATGAGGAACGTGATTCTGCTCTGCTTTCTGGTACTCTCGGCGGGGCATGCCGCACACAGGATTGAGCTGAAAGGTGGCGCTGCACTGCGAGGAGAGGTGATTCTGGAGCGGGCCGGTGTTTACTTTGTCGACCTAGGCTACGACATCGTTCAGGTTCCGAAAAGCGCCGTGAGTTCCCTGCAGGCCATTTCCGAGGAGGCTTCATCGATCGAGGTTCCGGTCCTCGGTGACAGTCTCTATCGGGTGGCGCAAGGGCAGGCGGACCAGCCTATCCGGGAATGGGTCAACCAGTTGGGAGAAGCGGTCGCCCTTGTGCAGACGCCGACCGGTCTTGGTTCCGGTTTTGTCATCCATCCGGAAGGTTATGTGGTAACGAATGACCATGTGATCGCCGGCGAACACCGGATCTCGGTTACGATTTTCAAGAACAGCGAGCGCCAACTGGAACGTGTGACTTACGATAATGTTCGGATTGTGGCCAGTAGCGCTGAACTGGACCTGGCTCTCCTTCAGATTGAAGATGGCGAAGCGGGGCCCTTTAAGACGGTGGCGCTGGCGTCCGTGGACGATGCCCTGAGAGAGGGGCAGACGGTGTTTGCGATCGGCAGCCCGCTGGGTTTGGACCGAACGGTGTCGGAGGGGATTATCAGTGTGGCCAACCGTGTGATCGGGGGGCGGCTTTACCTGCAAACTACGACTCAGATCAATCCCGGTAACTCAGGCGGGCCGCTCTTTAATCTGAAGGGGGAGGTTGTCGGCGTGAACAATATGAAGATCGCGGCAGTTGGCGCTGAAGGTCTGGGGTTCTCGATCTCTTCGCGGGTCTTGAAATCCTTTCTCGATAATCGCGACGCCTATGCGTTCGACCCACGTAATCCGAATGCCGGCTTTCGCTACTTGAGCCCACCTGCCATGCCCTCTTCCGCCGGCGAATGA